The Halorussus rarus genome includes the window GCCTGCGGTTGCCGACGGCAGCGGTGAAGCGTTACTCAACGATCTCGACTGTCTTAGCGGGCTGTCGCGCCTCGACGAGGTGCTGGTCAACTACAACATCGATACGGTCGTGCTGGCGTTCGCCCATCCTGACCGCGCGGAGTTCTTTGGGGCGCTCGACACCTGCTACGAGCACGGTGTCGACGCGAAGGTACATCGGGAGCACGCCGACGATGTGCTGACGACGACGGCCGCTGGGGACGAGGTCCTCGTTGATATTGAGTTGGAGCCGTGGGACTGGCAGGACTACGTGTTCAAGCGGGCGTTCGACGTGGTGTTCGCGGTGAGTGGTCTGCTGGCATTTGCTCCCTTTATGACGGTCATCGCAGTTGCGATCAAACTCGACAACCCAGGGCCGGTGTTATATCGTCAAGAACGCACGGCAGAGTTCGGGGACACGTTTACCATCTACAAATTCCGGACAATGGTTCCCGAGAACGAATCCGCGACTCCCGTCGAAGATGAGGAGAACGACCGAATCACTCGCGTCGGACGTTTGCTCCGTAACACTCATCTCGACGAAATTCCGCAACTGTGGTCAATTCTGATTGGCGAAATGAGCGTTGTGGGTCCACGAGCCGTCTGGACGAACGAAGAACAGTTGCTGGAGGAAACAACGGACATGTGGCGCAAGCGCTGGTTCGTCAAACCTGGGTTGACCGGGTTAGCGCAAATCAACAATGCAAAAAGTACAAACCCAACTTCGAAACTCCGCTACGACCTCGAATACATCCGTCGACAGTCCTTCTGGCTCGACGTGAAGATCGTCATTCGACAAATCTGGAAGGTTTTCGAGGACTTGTATCGAACGTGAGTGTCGAACCGGGTATGTAATTGACTGCTTAGTCTTCTCTCTCGAGGAACACTGTCAGCATCGAGTGTCGCAGGCTTTAAGCACCGCTCACGTAATGCGACTCTCATGACCGACGTACGCGAGGCGACCGACGACCTCGTCGCGGAGCGGCCGGACCTCGAGGCTGATCTCCGCGAAGTCCTCGCGGTCGACGAGCGCACTGATGGGTGGACCTTCGATGATGTCCCCGTCGATTCGGGGACGTTCGGCGAACTCGTCTCTCGGGATATCGTCGTTAAGGATGGCGATGAGTACGAGGTTTCTGACCCTGGTAGTGTCCGAGCTGGACTCGATGGCGACGCGGAGGCAAACCAGGCATCCGACACGGGAAGCCAGTTGCGGCTGTCGACAGTATCACTACCGTCGGTGTCTCGCGTGGAGGCCGGAGCGCTCGGCGGTGCATTAGCGGTCGTCCTCCTGATGCGTACGTACATCTTCCCGAGCGTCTTCCGGGGGGAGTACGTTGTCCTTCCCTCGAACGATCCCTACTACTATCGGTACTGGGTCGAACAACTTTCGGCCGAGGCGACCGGTGTCTTCGACTTCAGCGTTCTCTCCGGACTTCCTGGTGCGGTGGCTAAAGGTGAACCCCTGATGGTGGGAACGCTGTGGTGGTTTACGAATCTACTCGGTGGAGCTGACGCTTCGGGGTGGGTTTTATCGTGGTATCCCGTCGTCTCAGCGCTCGTAGTGGGTGTGCTGATCTACGCGATGACGGCCCGTGTGACCGGCGATCGTCGAGTTGGCCTGGCTTCCGTCGTCTTCCTCGCAGTGATTCCGGCATTCGCGTATCGGACGGGACTCGGGTTCGCCGACCACCACGCCTTCGACTACCCCTGGCTCGTGTTGACGGCATTATCGCTTGTTTGGGTGGCCGACGTGGACCGCGAGAGCCTTCGAGAAATCCGGCTCTGGTTCGTGTCTGGGTTGCTCGGCATCGCCGTGGCCGGGCAGGTGATGGCCTGGGAGGCTGGACCGCTGCTCATCGGTGCACTTGGAGTCTACGTCGCGGTCCGTGCCGCCGCGGACGTGCGCGCCGATCGGTCACCACTCGTCGCGAGCATGCCGATTCTCGCTGGACTGATGGTTGCGTCCCTGCTCTCGCATCTCACCCATACTGGCTTTGGATGGCACACTGATGTTGTCGCCTACTCGCCGGCGCTGTTGTTCGTCAGTGTGCTGGGCGTCTCGCTCATCGGCGAGGGAGTTCGTCGAACGGGAATGCCGGCATTCGTTCTGGGTGCGACCGAAATTGCGGTCGGGCTGAGTGGGCTTGCAGTTCTTCGAGTCCTGTTGCCGACGTACGGTGATAGACTATTCCAGCAGCTCGATATTCTCCTCTTCAATTCGGGTGCAGCCGAAACGCGATCGCTGTTCGCTGGCGGTCCGGCTGGGTTCTTCCTCGGTCCTATTCTTGAGCTGGGCTTTGCGTGGTTCCTCGGCCTGGCAATGCTTGCACTGATCTCGTGGCGGGCCTACCGCCGTGAGGACTCAACGTGGCTCGTGGTCTGTACCTACGGCTGGTATTTCCTCGTCTTAACGGCGTTCCAGCGCCGGTTCGTCGGTGAACTTGCGCCCTTCATGGCGATACTGGCGGGATACGGATTCGTCGTCTTCGCTGTGAAACTTGACGTGCTGTCACCACTGGCGCTCGACGGCGACCGACATAATCGGCGGTTGGCCAGCGACGGGGCAGGGTCGAACGCTCGGAAGGACGAGGACGGTCAATCGCTCGGTTTGCCCACTCGAAGCACGGCCACAACAGTTGCTGTCCTTCTGCTATTCGTCACCAGTGCAGGCGCGGCCCAGACCGCAGTCCGACACGAGCAGGTGAAGATTGCCGACGAGAAATTCGATGCGGCAGTGTGGATGGACGAGTACGCCGAGGACCGCGCCTGGGAATACCCTGAGAACTACGTGTTGAGCAAGTGGGGTCGCAACCGGATGTACAACTACTTCGTGAACGGTGAGTCAGAGTTTTACAACTTTGCATACGATAACTATGAACAGTTCCTCTCGTCGACAGATCCTATAGCCCAGTACAAGCGACTTCGTGGCGATGTTGGATTCATCGTCACGAAAAACGTGAAGGTAAGCGGGAAGGTTTCGCCGAAGACAAACTACGCCCGCCTTCACAAGCGGTTCGGCAGTACTGGTCCCGATGGCGCGTCCGGTGCGGGCCACTACCGGGCACTCTACGCGAGCAAGGATGGTTCGGTGAAAGTGTTCTCGTTGGTTCCCGGTGCTAACATCAGCGGGACACTCTCACCAAACAAAACCGTAGTTCTCTCAAAGCAGGTCAAGATCCAGGGCACGTCATTCGAGTATCGACGCACCATCACCGCTGGTGCTGACGGGAACTTCTCGGTGATCGTTCCGTACGCTGGTGACTATACCCTTGGGAATCGGAAAGTACAGGTCCCGAAGGACGCGGTCGAAGACGGTGGGAACGTCAGCGTCGATAAGTTCCAAGACTCTTGAGAAAACAAAACACGATACGGGAGAACGTAGATTAGCACCTCGTTGAGCGAGATCAAGGCATCTACGGATTGGTCGTGAATGACTCGGTAGATTTTTGTGGGGAGGATTCGCGGTCCCCGACATAATGCAAATCCTCGTAACTGGCGGCGCGGGTTTCATTGGAGGTCATCTTGCCGAGCAGTTTACCCGCCTGGGCCATCATGTGGTCGCACTCGATAACTTCGAACCGTACTACGATATCGGCATCAAGGAACACAACGTCGAATGCAGTCGAACCGTCGCCAGCGAGGGCAGCGGGAGTTACGAACTTGTTCAAGGTGATATTTGCGATGCAGACTTTGTCAGTAAATACGTCAATAATGCCGACATCATCTTCCACCAAGCGGCACAGGCTGGCGTCCGGACAAGCGTTGAACAGCCCCAGAAGGTCAATGACATCAACGTCGGTGGCACGTTAAACATCCTGGAGGCGGCCCGCGATTCGGAGACTAAGCGTGTGGTTGTCGCGAGCTCATCGTCGGTGTACGGCAAGCCCGAGTACCTCCCCTACGACGAGGAGCACCCGACCACGCCCGTGAGTCCCTACGGTGCGTCGAAGCTAGCCGAGGAGCAGTACACGCGGGTGTACCACGAGGTGTACGGCTTGCCGACAGTGTCCTTGCGTTACTTCACGGTGTACGGGCCACGGATGCGCCCGAACATGGCAATATCGAACTTCGTCTCACGGTGCATAAACGGAAAGTCGCCAGTCATCTATGGCGACGGTATGCAAACGCGGGATTTTACTTACATCGATGACGTGGTACGCGCGAACGAGACGTTGCTGGAGACTGACACCGCCGACGGCGAGATACTGAACATCGGAAGTACGGACAATATCGAAATTCGGACCTTGGCCGAGGAAATCCGCGACCAGCTCGCGCCCGAAATCGACTTGGAATACGACGAGCGCCACGACGCCGACGCTGAACACACTCACGCGGACATCTCTAAGGCGAGGGAGCTGATTGGGTACAAGCCAACAACGACAATCCGAGAGGGCGTCAAGCGGTTCACCGAGTGGTATCGAGAGAACCGCGGATGGTACGAGCCGCTGGTACAGAGTTCTTGATTCACGTATTCGCTCGGCAACCGTCTATAAGGCTTAGAGACAAAGAAGTCGACAGGATATTAATGGAGAGTCAAAAACCCAGGTCTACATGCGGATACTCCGTGTCGCACAGAAAGTGTACCCCGACGTGGTAGGCGGCGGTCCCTACCATGTTCACGCGCTCAGTCGTGACCAAGCTGCCGCGGGCCACGACGTAACAGTGTTAACGGTCGGGGACGGCCCACGTCAGGAGGAACACGAGGGTTACACGATTGTGCGCAGGAAGCCTACTGCGACAGTCCTTGGGAACGATATCTCAGTCGGGATTGGACGCTTCCTTCGAATGGCGAACGAATACGATGTCGTCCACGCTCATTCGCATCTCTACTTCTCGACCAACCTCACAGCACTAAATCGACAGCTCGGCGATACACCACTGGCAATTACGAACCACGGACTGTATTCTCAAAACGCTCCCGAATGGCTTTTTGACATGTATTTACGGACTCTCGGCCGATGGACGTTCAACAGCGCCGACGTAGTATTCTGTTATACTGCAGAAGATAAACACCGAGTCCGCAACTTCGGCGTTAGAACAGATATCGAAGTCATTGCGAACGGCATCGACCAGACAAGATTCACACCGGACGGGCCAGA containing:
- a CDS encoding sugar transferase yields the protein MVSGLRYRVLSVVGTILITVLAVMIANLPAVQWFLSTAVPVVQRLPATVLTGEKLTVAVATAVVVVVLNLIPLFKPRPRRILDTMLVTQRRVLIAGLALATIGYFDYSYQLPRSTLVLTTVGLLVYLPLWFVTIRRRPSERDRAIIVGDDPEEIADVLEEIDIPVLGYVSPPSPYYTDREPVAGGPAVADGSGEALLNDLDCLSGLSRLDEVLVNYNIDTVVLAFAHPDRAEFFGALDTCYEHGVDAKVHREHADDVLTTTAAGDEVLVDIELEPWDWQDYVFKRAFDVVFAVSGLLAFAPFMTVIAVAIKLDNPGPVLYRQERTAEFGDTFTIYKFRTMVPENESATPVEDEENDRITRVGRLLRNTHLDEIPQLWSILIGEMSVVGPRAVWTNEEQLLEETTDMWRKRWFVKPGLTGLAQINNAKSTNPTSKLRYDLEYIRRQSFWLDVKIVIRQIWKVFEDLYRT
- a CDS encoding STT3 domain-containing protein, which gives rise to MTDVREATDDLVAERPDLEADLREVLAVDERTDGWTFDDVPVDSGTFGELVSRDIVVKDGDEYEVSDPGSVRAGLDGDAEANQASDTGSQLRLSTVSLPSVSRVEAGALGGALAVVLLMRTYIFPSVFRGEYVVLPSNDPYYYRYWVEQLSAEATGVFDFSVLSGLPGAVAKGEPLMVGTLWWFTNLLGGADASGWVLSWYPVVSALVVGVLIYAMTARVTGDRRVGLASVVFLAVIPAFAYRTGLGFADHHAFDYPWLVLTALSLVWVADVDRESLREIRLWFVSGLLGIAVAGQVMAWEAGPLLIGALGVYVAVRAAADVRADRSPLVASMPILAGLMVASLLSHLTHTGFGWHTDVVAYSPALLFVSVLGVSLIGEGVRRTGMPAFVLGATEIAVGLSGLAVLRVLLPTYGDRLFQQLDILLFNSGAAETRSLFAGGPAGFFLGPILELGFAWFLGLAMLALISWRAYRREDSTWLVVCTYGWYFLVLTAFQRRFVGELAPFMAILAGYGFVVFAVKLDVLSPLALDGDRHNRRLASDGAGSNARKDEDGQSLGLPTRSTATTVAVLLLFVTSAGAAQTAVRHEQVKIADEKFDAAVWMDEYAEDRAWEYPENYVLSKWGRNRMYNYFVNGESEFYNFAYDNYEQFLSSTDPIAQYKRLRGDVGFIVTKNVKVSGKVSPKTNYARLHKRFGSTGPDGASGAGHYRALYASKDGSVKVFSLVPGANISGTLSPNKTVVLSKQVKIQGTSFEYRRTITAGADGNFSVIVPYAGDYTLGNRKVQVPKDAVEDGGNVSVDKFQDS
- a CDS encoding GDP-mannose 4,6-dehydratase, yielding MQILVTGGAGFIGGHLAEQFTRLGHHVVALDNFEPYYDIGIKEHNVECSRTVASEGSGSYELVQGDICDADFVSKYVNNADIIFHQAAQAGVRTSVEQPQKVNDINVGGTLNILEAARDSETKRVVVASSSSVYGKPEYLPYDEEHPTTPVSPYGASKLAEEQYTRVYHEVYGLPTVSLRYFTVYGPRMRPNMAISNFVSRCINGKSPVIYGDGMQTRDFTYIDDVVRANETLLETDTADGEILNIGSTDNIEIRTLAEEIRDQLAPEIDLEYDERHDADAEHTHADISKARELIGYKPTTTIREGVKRFTEWYRENRGWYEPLVQSS